From the genome of Solidesulfovibrio carbinolicus, one region includes:
- a CDS encoding aldehyde dehydrogenase family protein: MFVSINPATSQPFASHEAHDAAAMAAILDAGRAAWQLWRDVPLAQRCRALLRLADLFEARVPKLARLASREMGKLMPEAEAEVRRCARACRFYAKMAPRWLADEAVPSETGRRFIVYDPLGTILAVMPWNFPYWQAIRAVAPLLAVGNAAAIKPAPNVMGSALALEALFPEAGFPADLVRVLRLPEGLVGQAIAHPAVAGVTLTGSAAAGAAVGALAGAAVKKAVMELGGADAFIVLADAGLDDCCSAAETARMRVCGQACIAAKRFIVERPLYDAFTRRLAERLAAHRAGDPDDPAATVGPLARLDLLENLDRQVRESLAAGARLVAGGHRLDRPGYFYAPTLLADVRPGMPAFDEELFGPVAALIAADDAEDALALANASPYGLAGSVWTADVARGLALARRLEVGMATVNAVPRSDFRLPFGGIKRSGYGRELARHGLLEFANIKTIVVEDS; this comes from the coding sequence ATGTTCGTCAGCATAAATCCGGCCACCAGCCAGCCTTTTGCCTCCCATGAGGCCCATGACGCCGCCGCCATGGCCGCGATTCTTGACGCCGGCCGGGCCGCCTGGCAGCTGTGGCGCGACGTGCCGTTGGCCCAGCGTTGTCGGGCGCTTTTGCGTCTGGCCGATCTTTTCGAGGCCCGGGTTCCGAAGCTGGCCCGGCTGGCCAGTCGGGAGATGGGCAAGCTCATGCCCGAGGCCGAGGCCGAGGTGCGGCGCTGCGCCCGGGCCTGCCGGTTCTACGCCAAGATGGCTCCGCGCTGGCTGGCCGACGAGGCCGTGCCGTCCGAGACCGGGCGGCGCTTCATCGTCTATGACCCGCTGGGCACGATCCTGGCCGTCATGCCCTGGAATTTCCCCTATTGGCAGGCGATCCGGGCCGTGGCTCCGCTTTTGGCCGTGGGCAACGCGGCGGCCATCAAGCCCGCGCCCAACGTCATGGGCTCGGCCCTGGCCCTGGAGGCGCTTTTCCCCGAGGCTGGTTTCCCGGCCGATCTGGTGCGGGTGCTGCGCCTGCCCGAGGGGCTGGTGGGCCAGGCCATTGCCCATCCGGCCGTGGCCGGGGTGACGCTCACCGGCTCGGCGGCGGCCGGCGCGGCCGTGGGGGCCTTGGCCGGGGCGGCGGTGAAAAAGGCTGTGATGGAGCTGGGCGGGGCCGACGCGTTTATTGTCCTGGCCGACGCCGGGCTGGACGACTGCTGTTCGGCGGCCGAGACGGCCCGGATGCGGGTGTGCGGCCAGGCCTGCATCGCGGCCAAGCGTTTCATAGTCGAGCGCCCGCTCTATGACGCGTTCACCCGGCGGCTGGCCGAGCGCCTCGCCGCCCACCGGGCGGGCGACCCGGACGACCCGGCGGCCACGGTCGGTCCCCTGGCCCGGCTGGATTTGCTGGAAAATCTCGACCGGCAGGTGCGCGAGAGCTTGGCCGCCGGGGCGCGGCTGGTGGCCGGCGGCCATCGTCTGGACCGGCCGGGCTATTTCTACGCGCCAACACTTTTGGCCGACGTGCGGCCGGGGATGCCGGCCTTTGACGAGGAACTTTTCGGCCCTGTGGCGGCCCTGATCGCGGCCGATGACGCCGAGGACGCCCTGGCTCTGGCCAATGCCTCGCCCTACGGCCTGGCCGGCAGCGTCTGGACGGCCGACGTGGCCCGGGGGCTGGCCCTGGCCCGGCGGCTGGAGGTGGGCATGGCCACGGTCAACGCCGTGCCGCGTTCGGATTTCCGGCTGCCCTTTGGCGGGATCAAGCGTTCGGGCTACGGCCGGGAATTGGCCCGGCACGGGCTTTTGGAATTTGCCAACATCAAGACCATCGTGGTGGAGGATTCATGA
- a CDS encoding tetratricopeptide repeat protein, which produces MRFLPTLALAAALSLAPAGLGAFTGNDRLFLGTEALIRGRYELAAQTFAAILAADPDNPYARTRLALALAGGGDVRAARAELEKALAARADDLFALWSLGNLDLLAGRPEAAQGRFTAMIQADPGNLRGRLGLALCALQAGRTAEGLAALAQVQQAESADVLVRVLCGLVYWHLDAPANARLELEAALELEPRNTAALELLGLVYRRQGKADLAASAWGQALGLDPGAAGARFFLSRLAEDEGLAAALADKPAEAKRAYERALSIDPGNAAAAKALGLGVAQPARPAGSEAPGRRPGADKAARPTSDDGHRPGTATPSGDAPPPTPASEPAPPAKPKPAKRPAKPAPPIESAQPAASIPATTTPAIP; this is translated from the coding sequence ATGCGCTTTCTGCCCACGCTGGCCCTGGCGGCCGCCCTGAGCCTTGCCCCGGCAGGCCTGGGCGCGTTTACGGGAAACGACCGGCTGTTTCTGGGAACCGAGGCCCTCATACGCGGCCGCTACGAACTGGCGGCCCAGACCTTTGCCGCCATCCTGGCCGCCGATCCCGACAATCCCTACGCCCGCACCCGGCTGGCCCTGGCCCTGGCCGGAGGCGGCGACGTCCGGGCCGCCCGGGCCGAACTGGAAAAGGCCCTGGCCGCCCGGGCCGACGACCTGTTCGCCCTGTGGAGCCTGGGCAACCTCGACCTGCTGGCCGGCCGGCCCGAAGCAGCCCAGGGACGGTTCACGGCCATGATCCAGGCCGATCCCGGCAATCTGCGCGGCCGGCTGGGGCTGGCCCTTTGCGCCTTGCAGGCCGGACGCACGGCCGAGGGACTGGCCGCCCTGGCCCAGGTGCAGCAGGCCGAATCGGCCGACGTCCTGGTGCGGGTGCTTTGCGGACTGGTCTATTGGCACCTCGATGCCCCGGCCAACGCCCGGCTGGAGCTGGAGGCGGCCCTGGAGCTGGAACCGCGCAACACGGCCGCCCTGGAACTTCTGGGGCTGGTCTACCGCCGCCAGGGCAAGGCCGATCTGGCCGCCAGCGCCTGGGGGCAGGCCCTTGGCCTGGACCCAGGCGCGGCCGGAGCGCGGTTTTTCCTGTCGCGCCTGGCCGAGGACGAAGGCCTGGCCGCCGCCCTGGCGGATAAGCCGGCCGAGGCCAAGCGGGCCTACGAACGCGCCCTGTCCATTGATCCCGGCAACGCCGCCGCGGCCAAGGCCCTGGGCCTGGGCGTGGCCCAGCCGGCCAGGCCGGCCGGAAGCGAGGCGCCCGGCCGGCGACCAGGAGCGGACAAAGCGGCCCGCCCCACCAGCGACGACGGCCACCGGCCCGGAACGGCAACGCCGTCTGGCGATGCCCCGCCGCCAACGCCGGCTTCCGAACCCGCGCCGCCGGCCAAACCCAAGCCCGCCAAACGGCCGGCCAAGCCGGCTCCCCCGATCGAGTCCGCGCAACCGGCGGCGTCAATTCCGGCGACCACGACGCCAGCGATCCCTTGA
- a CDS encoding EF-hand domain-containing protein — protein MPQKLFAVAGLVLAAALAGAGCARQEAPRQPVATSYPSPDFPPAQGAAGPAASQPSAAGAPPLAERPLAAPVARPAGPPPTASPTAAPAPVAPQAPAAVPASPAALSAIDADGNGRITLEEWRNFQEREFRRLDRNNDGVISREEMAAPSPSRTATARPAP, from the coding sequence ATGCCGCAAAAGCTTTTTGCCGTCGCCGGGCTCGTCCTGGCCGCCGCCCTGGCCGGGGCGGGCTGCGCGCGCCAGGAAGCGCCGCGTCAGCCCGTGGCCACGTCCTATCCGTCGCCGGATTTTCCGCCGGCCCAAGGCGCGGCCGGACCGGCCGCGTCGCAGCCGTCGGCCGCGGGCGCGCCGCCCCTGGCCGAACGTCCCCTGGCCGCGCCGGTGGCCCGGCCGGCCGGGCCGCCGCCCACGGCGTCCCCGACCGCCGCCCCGGCTCCGGTCGCGCCACAGGCTCCGGCCGCTGTCCCGGCCAGTCCGGCCGCCCTCTCGGCCATCGACGCCGACGGCAACGGCCGCATTACCCTGGAGGAATGGCGAAATTTTCAGGAACGCGAGTTCCGCCGCCTGGACCGCAACAACGACGGCGTCATCAGCCGCGAGGAAATGGCCGCGCCAAGCCCCTCCCGGACTGCCACGGCCCGACCCGCGCCCTGA
- the argJ gene encoding bifunctional glutamate N-acetyltransferase/amino-acid acetyltransferase ArgJ, with protein sequence MPSPVIPVPKGFSFATASAAFKYTTGRDDLALIVSESPAAAAGVFTQNLFQAAPVTVAKAQLAASGGHARAILINAGQANACTGAAGIADCRETLSLVAKATDLSPEEILPASTGVIGARLKMDKWKAVVPTLAENLGQTPAMAAAKAIMTTDSFPKIAWGTLTTEAGEVRVLGMAKGAGMIAPNMATMIGVLLCDAKVGSLWWQEAVAAAADRSFNSVTVDGDTSTNDCVLGLANGASEVVIDSAEGRQALLAVMAEVCQTLAAMLVQDAEGGTKVLRIKVTGAASPAEAELAARAVGNSPLVKTAFFGRDANWGRIVCAIGRSGAVFDPDDVAVRIGGVPVFENGMPVADDLDALLAPHMRRGEIPVDIELGAGPGRYLLLASDLTYDYIKINADYRT encoded by the coding sequence ATGCCATCGCCCGTGATTCCCGTTCCCAAGGGATTTTCCTTTGCCACGGCCTCGGCCGCCTTCAAGTACACCACCGGCCGCGACGACCTGGCGCTGATCGTCAGCGAGTCCCCGGCCGCCGCCGCCGGTGTTTTTACCCAAAACCTCTTCCAGGCCGCGCCGGTCACCGTGGCCAAGGCCCAGCTGGCCGCCTCCGGCGGCCATGCCCGGGCCATCCTTATTAACGCCGGTCAGGCCAACGCCTGCACCGGCGCGGCCGGCATCGCCGACTGCCGCGAGACCCTGTCCCTGGTGGCCAAGGCCACGGACCTCTCGCCGGAAGAGATCCTGCCGGCCTCCACCGGCGTCATCGGGGCGCGGCTCAAAATGGACAAATGGAAGGCCGTGGTCCCCACCCTGGCCGAAAATCTCGGCCAGACCCCGGCCATGGCCGCGGCCAAGGCCATCATGACCACGGACAGCTTCCCCAAGATCGCCTGGGGGACGCTCACCACCGAGGCCGGTGAGGTGCGCGTGCTCGGCATGGCCAAGGGGGCCGGCATGATCGCCCCCAACATGGCCACCATGATCGGGGTGCTTTTGTGCGACGCCAAGGTCGGTTCGCTGTGGTGGCAGGAAGCCGTGGCCGCCGCCGCCGACCGCAGCTTTAATAGCGTCACCGTGGACGGCGACACCTCCACCAACGACTGCGTCCTGGGGCTGGCCAACGGCGCGTCGGAAGTGGTCATCGACTCGGCCGAGGGCCGGCAGGCCCTGCTCGCCGTCATGGCCGAGGTCTGCCAGACGTTGGCGGCCATGCTCGTGCAGGACGCCGAGGGCGGCACCAAGGTGCTGCGCATCAAAGTCACGGGCGCGGCCTCCCCGGCCGAGGCCGAACTGGCCGCCCGGGCCGTGGGCAATTCGCCCCTGGTCAAGACCGCCTTTTTCGGCCGCGACGCCAACTGGGGGCGCATCGTCTGCGCCATCGGCCGTTCGGGCGCGGTGTTTGATCCCGACGACGTGGCCGTGCGCATCGGCGGGGTGCCGGTCTTTGAAAACGGCATGCCCGTGGCCGACGACCTCGACGCCCTGCTTGCTCCCCACATGCGCCGGGGCGAGATTCCCGTGGACATCGAACTGGGGGCCGGCCCGGGCCGCTATCTGCTGTTGGCTTCGGACCTGACCTACGACTACATCAAGATCAACGCCGACTACCGCACGTAG
- a CDS encoding HD domain-containing protein, which produces MTTDDHATVDMSDRERATRLADLVFEAGMLRKTPRTGYQFLGTGSENVAEHSCRTAMIGFMLAGQAGADPYRTMAMCLFHDLHEARTGDFNYVNKLYNACDSRRALADALAGTGLTATVMPLHDELEAAQTLEAQLAQDADQIDLIANLKEELDLGNRYAAAWIEAAMARLRTDAGRALAKTLAETDHAEWWFNGPNRQWWSRKNGHGPKD; this is translated from the coding sequence ATGACGACGGACGACCACGCCACAGTGGACATGAGCGACCGGGAGCGGGCCACGCGCCTGGCCGACCTGGTCTTCGAGGCCGGGATGCTGCGCAAGACCCCGCGCACCGGCTACCAGTTTCTCGGCACCGGCTCGGAAAACGTGGCCGAGCACAGCTGCCGCACGGCCATGATCGGCTTCATGCTGGCCGGCCAGGCCGGGGCCGACCCCTACCGCACCATGGCCATGTGCCTGTTCCATGACCTGCACGAGGCCCGCACCGGCGACTTCAATTACGTCAACAAGCTCTATAACGCCTGCGATTCCCGGCGCGCCCTGGCCGACGCCCTGGCCGGCACGGGACTCACCGCCACGGTCATGCCGCTGCATGACGAGCTGGAAGCGGCCCAGACCCTGGAAGCGCAACTTGCCCAGGACGCCGACCAGATCGACCTCATCGCCAATTTGAAGGAAGAACTCGACCTGGGCAACCGCTATGCCGCCGCCTGGATTGAGGCAGCCATGGCCCGGCTGCGCACCGACGCCGGCCGCGCCCTGGCCAAGACGTTGGCCGAGACCGATCACGCCGAATGGTGGTTCAACGGCCCCAACCGGCAATGGTGGAGCCGCAAGAACGGCCACGGCCCCAAGGACTGA
- a CDS encoding metallophosphoesterase family protein: MRAAVISDSHLSRPNAFFEAVYAAYLAPADYVIHCGDHTGQSLWSYLIQHPGHISVAGNCDGFALGGDPPPLVELALEGVRVAAVHGWGPRPGLSARIAEALAGRFDVIFFGHSHAAEDTRYGDTRLINPGALTPGGSLALVDFDDGGVRVEFVSL; encoded by the coding sequence ATGCGCGCCGCCGTCATCTCCGACAGCCACCTGTCGCGGCCAAACGCCTTTTTCGAGGCCGTCTATGCCGCGTATCTCGCCCCGGCCGATTACGTGATTCACTGCGGCGACCACACCGGCCAATCCCTGTGGAGCTACCTCATCCAGCATCCGGGGCATATCTCGGTTGCCGGCAACTGCGACGGCTTTGCCTTGGGCGGCGACCCGCCGCCCCTGGTCGAGCTGGCGCTGGAAGGCGTGCGCGTGGCGGCGGTCCACGGCTGGGGGCCGCGCCCGGGCCTCTCGGCCCGCATCGCCGAGGCCCTGGCCGGCCGCTTCGACGTCATCTTCTTCGGCCATTCCCACGCCGCCGAGGATACGCGCTACGGCGACACGCGCCTGATAAATCCCGGCGCGCTGACCCCTGGCGGCTCGCTGGCTTTGGTGGATTTTGACGATGGCGGGGTTCGGGTGGAATTCGTGTCGTTGTAG